The Litchfieldia alkalitelluris genome has a window encoding:
- a CDS encoding aminotransferase class I/II-fold pyridoxal phosphate-dependent enzyme, giving the protein MLQSETPLFTGLLQHAKRNPIQFHIPGHKKGTGIDPEFREFIGDNALSIDLINIGPLDDLHQPKGMIKQAQDLAAQAFGADYTFFSVQGTSGAIMTMVMTVCGPGDKIIVPRNVHKSVMSAIVFSGAIPIFIHPDIDKDLGISHGITNDSVERALEQHPDAKGLLVINPTYFGISADLKKIVEISHSYNVPVLVDEAHGVHIHFHKDLPMSAMQAGADMAATSVHKLGGSMTQSSILNVKEGLVSSHRVQSILSMLTTTSTSYLLLASLDVARRRLATEGYELIEKAIRLAESARAQINQIDSFYCVGKEILGTKATHDYDPTKLIISVKALGLTGYDVEKWLREKFNIEVELSDLYNILCIITPGDTERDIQSLVKALKALSDETQGLASDRPLPDVLLPDIPVLALTPRDAFYSETEVVSFEESVGRIIAEFVMVYPPGIPIFIPGEIISQENLTYIKKNIEVGLPVQGPEDYELKSLRVIKEHKAIR; this is encoded by the coding sequence TTGTTGCAATCCGAAACACCATTATTCACTGGATTACTTCAGCACGCAAAAAGAAACCCGATCCAGTTTCATATTCCAGGTCATAAAAAAGGAACTGGGATTGATCCTGAATTTAGAGAGTTTATTGGGGATAACGCTTTATCGATTGACTTAATTAATATTGGACCGTTAGACGATTTACATCAGCCTAAAGGTATGATTAAGCAAGCACAGGATTTAGCTGCACAAGCCTTTGGAGCTGATTACACATTTTTTTCTGTTCAAGGCACAAGTGGAGCGATAATGACAATGGTAATGACCGTTTGTGGCCCTGGAGACAAAATCATTGTTCCAAGAAATGTTCATAAATCCGTTATGTCAGCCATCGTCTTTTCTGGTGCAATCCCAATTTTTATCCATCCAGATATTGATAAAGATCTAGGGATATCTCATGGAATAACAAATGATTCTGTTGAAAGAGCGCTTGAGCAACATCCTGATGCTAAGGGATTACTAGTGATTAACCCTACTTATTTTGGTATTTCTGCAGATTTAAAAAAAATAGTTGAGATCTCTCATTCATATAATGTCCCTGTACTTGTTGATGAGGCTCATGGTGTTCACATACACTTTCATAAAGACCTACCTATGTCAGCTATGCAGGCAGGTGCAGATATGGCTGCTACAAGCGTACATAAATTAGGTGGATCAATGACTCAAAGCTCTATTTTAAATGTGAAGGAAGGGTTAGTATCCTCTCACAGAGTACAATCAATTTTAAGCATGTTAACAACTACATCAACATCTTATCTGCTATTAGCTTCACTGGATGTTGCTAGAAGAAGGCTTGCTACAGAAGGTTATGAACTGATTGAAAAAGCCATTAGATTAGCTGAATCCGCGCGAGCTCAGATAAATCAAATTGATTCTTTCTATTGTGTTGGAAAAGAGATTCTCGGAACGAAAGCAACCCATGATTACGATCCAACAAAATTAATTATTTCAGTTAAAGCGTTAGGCTTAACTGGGTATGATGTTGAAAAGTGGTTAAGAGAAAAGTTTAATATCGAGGTTGAGTTATCCGATTTGTATAATATCTTGTGTATTATCACTCCTGGTGATACTGAAAGAGATATTCAATCATTGGTTAAAGCATTAAAAGCACTATCAGATGAGACGCAAGGTTTAGCATCTGATCGCCCACTACCTGATGTATTATTACCTGATATCCCTGTTCTTGCACTCACTCCTAGAGATGCGTTTTACTCAGAAACCGAAGTAGTATCTTTTGAAGAGTCTGTCGGACGTATTATTGCAGAATTTGTCATGGTCTATCCACCTGGTATACCTATTTTCATCCCTGGTGAAATTATTTCTCAAGAAAATTTAACTTATATCAAGAAAAATATTGAGGTTGGATTACCAGTCCAAGGCCCTGAGGACTATGAACTCAAATCATTAAGAGTCATTAAGGAGCATAAGGCTATCCGATAA
- a CDS encoding GapA-binding peptide SR1P, translated as MVTIVCQTCNQTIDHFEDEKVTTLYADLQECECRKLTVQ; from the coding sequence ATGGTAACAATCGTATGCCAAACATGTAATCAAACAATTGATCATTTTGAGGATGAGAAAGTAACGACACTTTATGCTGATTTACAGGAATGTGAATGCCGTAAGTTAACGGTACAATAA
- a CDS encoding DUF3055 domain-containing protein translates to MNLFEKLYDEQEKAGVRFVGFTTTNVRYDFGIVYTNMFFGKPLVVCMQTGRSTLLDPKDIENLEYLQKVFRIDNLEEASDLAEFFREALPSMPFETQYE, encoded by the coding sequence ATGAATTTATTTGAAAAATTATATGATGAACAGGAAAAAGCAGGTGTTAGATTTGTTGGTTTTACTACAACAAATGTAAGATATGATTTTGGTATTGTATATACTAATATGTTTTTTGGTAAACCATTAGTTGTATGTATGCAAACTGGGCGTTCTACACTACTAGATCCAAAAGATATTGAAAACCTTGAATATCTTCAAAAAGTATTCCGCATTGATAATCTTGAAGAAGCATCAGACCTCGCAGAATTTTTTAGGGAAGCATTACCCTCAATGCCATTCGAAACTCAATACGAATAA
- a CDS encoding DUF1885 family protein, which translates to MENAYIKLVEGSATQEVSLEEVKQLFTYYKEITSRTGDQLNWDYADSAFPYHISKENDDYFVLESKDSRYNMIIVGVGQESATDEQSQLYIQISLPQQSTHGDKGKANEFCKFLAKKLEGELHLFNSRIMYYYKRK; encoded by the coding sequence ATGGAAAATGCATATATAAAGTTAGTAGAAGGTTCTGCCACACAAGAGGTTTCACTTGAAGAAGTAAAACAATTATTTACATATTATAAAGAAATAACAAGTAGAACTGGGGATCAATTAAACTGGGACTATGCTGATTCTGCATTTCCATATCATATCAGCAAAGAAAATGATGATTATTTCGTTCTTGAATCAAAGGATTCTAGATACAACATGATAATTGTAGGTGTAGGACAAGAATCAGCGACAGATGAGCAATCACAATTATATATACAAATATCTCTTCCTCAACAATCAACACATGGTGACAAAGGAAAAGCAAATGAATTTTGTAAATTTCTTGCGAAGAAGCTAGAAGGAGAACTGCATTTATTTAATTCTAGGATTATGTATTATTATAAACGAAAGTAA
- a CDS encoding polysaccharide deacetylase family protein, protein MKYILFLIVSLVLLTSCQEGKNNSDESEIKVKHHAQREQLKREYKKDFVRYEIDDKLYKINSSNWSIEPIDPQTNKKVVLLTIDDAPDQYSVEMAKILKEHNVSAIFFVNGHFLQSEEGRLALREIVDLGHMIGNHTMNHHNLRDLTDKETNDEITTLNNLIEEVTGTSPVFFRAPFGINTEASLKIVASEEMSMMNWTYGYDWEKEFMSKDALADIMVNSPLLLDGANILMHDREWTKEALSDIVKGLRNKDYEIINPNTIKVGD, encoded by the coding sequence ATGAAGTATATACTATTTTTAATTGTTTCTTTAGTACTATTAACGTCTTGCCAAGAGGGGAAAAATAATAGTGATGAATCCGAAATTAAAGTGAAACACCATGCACAAAGGGAGCAGCTAAAAAGAGAATATAAGAAGGATTTCGTTCGCTATGAAATCGATGATAAGTTATACAAAATAAATTCAAGTAATTGGAGTATTGAACCAATAGATCCACAGACAAATAAAAAGGTAGTTCTGCTAACAATTGATGATGCTCCTGATCAATATAGTGTTGAGATGGCTAAAATCTTAAAAGAACATAATGTTTCTGCAATTTTTTTTGTTAATGGTCACTTTCTACAATCAGAAGAGGGAAGGCTAGCTCTAAGGGAGATAGTTGACCTTGGGCATATGATTGGCAATCATACGATGAATCATCATAATTTAAGGGACCTTACAGATAAAGAAACAAATGATGAAATTACAACATTAAATAACCTTATCGAAGAAGTTACAGGAACTAGTCCAGTCTTTTTTAGGGCTCCATTCGGTATTAATACAGAAGCCAGTTTGAAAATTGTGGCATCTGAAGAGATGTCTATGATGAATTGGACTTATGGGTATGATTGGGAGAAGGAATTTATGTCAAAAGATGCTTTGGCAGATATAATGGTCAACTCACCTTTACTATTAGATGGAGCCAACATACTGATGCACGATCGCGAATGGACTAAGGAAGCCCTTTCAGATATAGTGAAAGGGCTTCGTAACAAAGACTATGAGATCATTAATCCAAATACAATCAAGGTAGGAGACTAA
- the lpdA gene encoding dihydrolipoyl dehydrogenase gives MVVGDFPIETDTLVIGAGPGGYVAAIRAAQLGQKVTIVEKNTLGGVCLNVGCIPSKALIAAGHRYEHALHSEDMGIKAENVTVDFSKVQAWKASVVNKLTGGVEGLLKGNKVDIIKGEAYFVDTNTVRVMDENSAQTYKFKNAIIATGSRPIEIPTFKYSGRVLDSTGALSLQEIPKRLIVIGGGYIGTELGTAYANFGTEVVILEGADEILSGFEKQMSSLVKRKLKKKGVEIFTNALAKGVEEKADGVTVTFEAKGEEKTIDADYVLVTVGRKPNTDELGLEQVGIEFLDRGVIKIDKQCRTNVSNIYAIGDIVPGPPLAHKASYEAKIAAEAIAGHPSEIDYHGIPAVVFSDPELASVGYTEKEAKDEGLDVVASKFPFGANGRALALNNSDGFLKLITRREDGLVIGAQIAGPSASDMIAELGLAIEAGMTAEDIAMTIHAHPTLGEITMEAAEVAIGSPIHIVK, from the coding sequence ATGGTAGTAGGTGATTTTCCAATCGAAACTGATACACTTGTCATCGGTGCTGGTCCTGGGGGATATGTTGCGGCTATCCGTGCTGCTCAATTAGGGCAAAAAGTTACTATAGTAGAAAAAAACACTCTTGGCGGTGTTTGTCTTAATGTTGGTTGTATTCCGTCAAAAGCACTAATTGCAGCTGGACATCGTTATGAGCATGCCCTACATTCAGAAGACATGGGTATTAAAGCTGAGAATGTTACAGTTGACTTCAGTAAGGTTCAAGCTTGGAAAGCAAGTGTGGTAAACAAACTTACTGGTGGGGTTGAAGGGCTTTTAAAGGGCAATAAAGTAGATATCATTAAAGGTGAAGCATACTTTGTTGATACAAACACAGTCCGTGTTATGGATGAAAATTCTGCTCAAACTTATAAGTTCAAAAATGCAATAATAGCAACAGGTTCAAGACCGATTGAAATTCCTACATTTAAATATAGCGGTCGTGTTCTTGACTCTACAGGTGCTTTAAGCTTACAAGAAATTCCAAAAAGGTTAATTGTTATTGGTGGAGGCTATATAGGAACCGAACTAGGAACAGCTTATGCAAATTTTGGAACTGAAGTTGTAATTCTTGAAGGTGCTGATGAAATTCTTTCTGGTTTTGAAAAGCAAATGAGTTCACTTGTTAAGAGAAAGTTAAAGAAAAAAGGTGTAGAAATCTTCACTAACGCACTTGCAAAGGGTGTTGAAGAAAAGGCTGATGGAGTGACGGTAACTTTTGAAGCTAAAGGTGAAGAAAAAACAATAGATGCTGATTATGTATTGGTAACTGTAGGTAGAAAGCCAAATACTGATGAGCTAGGACTAGAGCAAGTAGGTATTGAATTCCTAGACCGTGGAGTTATTAAAATTGATAAACAATGTCGTACAAACGTTAGCAACATTTATGCTATTGGTGACATTGTTCCTGGACCGCCATTAGCACATAAAGCTTCGTATGAAGCAAAAATTGCTGCTGAAGCTATTGCAGGACATCCTTCAGAAATTGATTATCATGGAATTCCAGCAGTTGTATTCTCAGATCCAGAACTTGCTTCTGTTGGTTATACTGAGAAGGAAGCTAAAGATGAGGGGCTTGATGTTGTAGCTTCAAAATTCCCGTTTGGCGCAAATGGACGTGCTTTAGCACTGAATAACTCAGATGGTTTCCTAAAGTTAATTACTCGTAGAGAAGACGGCCTAGTAATTGGCGCTCAAATTGCTGGTCCAAGTGCTTCTGATATGATCGCTGAGCTTGGTTTGGCTATTGAGGCTGGTATGACAGCCGAGGATATTGCAATGACCATCCATGCGCATCCGACATTAGGTGAGATCACTATGGAAGCTGCTGAGGTAGCTATAGGAAGTCCAATCCATATTGTAAAGTAA
- a CDS encoding dihydrolipoamide acetyltransferase family protein: MAFEFRLPDIGEGIHEGEIVKWFVKPGDEVNEDDVLCEVQNDKAVVEIPSPVKGKVIDVLVEEGTVAIVGDTLITFDAPGYENLVFKGHDDEEKPKAAEQKEEKSEEVPAAQAQTTVEVDESKRVIAMPSVRKYAREKGVEIRAVQGTGKNGRVVKEDIDAFLTGGATPAATTEQAEAPVQEAPAKKEEKAAPAPDKQPIPAGQYPETREKMSGIRKAIAKAMVNSKHTAPHVTLMDEIDVTELVANRKKFKDVAASKGIKLTFLPYVVKALTSALREYPALNTSLDDATDEIVHKHYYNIGIAADTEKGLLVPVVKDADRKSIFNISAEINELATKARDGKLAPDEMKGASCTITNIGSAGGQWFTPVINHPEVAILGIGRIAEKPVVKNGEIVVAPVLALSLSFDHRMIDGATAQNALNHIKRLLNDPQLLLMEA, from the coding sequence GTTAAACCAGGTGATGAAGTTAATGAAGATGATGTGCTATGTGAAGTTCAAAATGATAAAGCAGTTGTAGAAATTCCTTCACCTGTTAAAGGTAAGGTTATTGATGTTTTAGTTGAAGAAGGTACGGTTGCAATTGTTGGTGATACTTTAATTACTTTTGATGCTCCAGGGTATGAAAACCTAGTATTTAAAGGTCATGATGATGAGGAAAAACCTAAAGCAGCAGAACAGAAAGAAGAGAAATCAGAAGAAGTACCAGCTGCGCAAGCACAAACGACTGTAGAAGTTGATGAGTCAAAACGTGTAATCGCGATGCCATCTGTACGTAAGTATGCTCGTGAAAAAGGCGTTGAAATCCGTGCAGTACAAGGAACAGGTAAAAATGGTCGAGTAGTTAAAGAAGATATTGATGCATTCCTTACTGGTGGTGCAACACCAGCTGCTACAACTGAACAAGCTGAGGCACCTGTTCAAGAAGCTCCAGCTAAGAAAGAGGAAAAAGCAGCACCAGCACCAGACAAGCAACCAATTCCAGCAGGACAATATCCTGAAACACGTGAAAAGATGAGTGGAATTCGTAAAGCTATCGCTAAAGCAATGGTTAACTCAAAACACACTGCACCTCACGTAACATTAATGGATGAAATTGATGTGACTGAACTAGTAGCAAATCGTAAGAAATTTAAAGATGTTGCTGCAAGCAAAGGAATTAAGTTAACATTCTTACCATATGTAGTTAAAGCTTTAACTTCAGCTTTACGTGAATACCCTGCATTAAATACATCTCTTGATGATGCGACTGATGAAATTGTTCACAAGCATTATTATAATATTGGAATCGCAGCAGATACAGAGAAAGGCTTATTAGTACCTGTAGTAAAAGATGCTGATAGAAAATCAATTTTCAATATTTCAGCTGAAATTAACGAACTTGCTACTAAAGCTCGTGATGGGAAGTTAGCTCCAGATGAAATGAAGGGTGCTTCTTGTACAATTACAAACATCGGTTCAGCTGGTGGACAGTGGTTTACTCCAGTAATTAACCATCCAGAGGTAGCAATCCTAGGTATTGGTCGTATTGCTGAAAAGCCAGTTGTGAAAAATGGAGAAATTGTGGTAGCTCCAGTATTAGCATTATCACTAAGCTTTGATCATCGTATGATTGATGGTGCAACTGCTCAAAACGCTCTTAACCACATTAAACGTTTATTAAATGATCCACAATTATTATTAATGGAGGCGTAA